The segment TTATGTTTCATttgttttgctgctgctgtttttatttcattttatttaatgaaatatcgtgtaatttatttcaatttgtaGCCCAATTCCTTAGAAATCGTTGTCTTCTCGGAACGAAACACGGAACTTCTCAAGTGTTGTCGCAAGAGATCTATTGTTGCGATTAAGCGAAATGAATGTTCCCAGGAAACAAATTCTCCCTCATGGCAGTCTCACGAAATGAACACCATGACTCACTTTCACATGTGTTAACGTCGTGTTTGTCGTAAATTAACTGTTTCTGTTCATTTGTAATCAACGAGGCTCCGTCTTTTCCTCACGAAACTgtggaaaaattgttaaatgaaaagttttccaTTGCGatcatttgataaaatttctctGTTTGTAATGGTCATGCACATCCatccgaataatttttttccatgtttcGACACACGACAACATGGCAAACAAGCACTCCAACTCACAAAACATAAGGATATTGTTTTAATCACATAAGCATAcagtcgacgtcgtcgtcgagcTAGAAAAGTGCATATTAGTGTTTTTATGTCTTGTTTGTTACAGCAAAACTTGAAACGAAACTCGCTTCATGCTTAGAGATAATCacatgaaaaatagaaaaagataaataacgatggaagaagaagaagacgaagcaTAAATGGCTACCTATTACATGATGTTAGTTAGTAAACTAgtgtgttgtttttgtttttgctgttgttttttttttttgctgtattaTTTGTTAGCAAATGTTATTGTCGTGCTTTAGATCTATTGTGATGCTCTGGAAAAGACATGCAATTTTTTAGCGTCTTGGACAGAGAGCGAAAGAGAAACAAAggagataaaattaatttataaaaatttatttacaatcgttttcttcttgttcaattcatttttcaacGTTTTAATCTAAGGAGCGAGCTGGCATGTTGTGATGTGGATGTGTGTTTTGTCTTTTGTTATAACTTGATAAtaagtttgttatttttaattagattagaATTCATTTGTGACTCGACAATGGGAGCAATTGTCTCGTTAATTATACAGTAATGTCCCTCgtttgtggaaattttttccaaagaaacaagtttttgcaaaagaaaatacttttgaaaattttttaataaaacaattttaaattctaaccaaaattttcacaaaaaacgtGGTTTTTAaacatactttttttattgaacaaagtttaataatcaaaatttcttaattttttacataaaaaacttaaattaaagtaattaataattaacaagttaggccgctccaaatgaaaccgaatagttttgtccaaaattttttaaataaaaatagggggacaaaaaaattaaaaaaaatttgaaatacttttttttcatacaaaatgccaaatttttaaaaatttttgatcctttatcaatatttttgttgttttgaagtttttactatgatatttgtgtattaaaaaatgattttaaaaaattttaatttaaattgagaaaaatttatatcataaaaataactgtcaaaatttttttgaaaaaaaaaattcaataattttcataaaaattattttttaaagaaaattttatgtcgaaatacgatttttaatacaaaaattacaaaaaattgaaaaattttcttgaaaatttcttaaaaaattataaaaattcaccaaaaaatcggtaatttttgataagactttttgcttttttttattttgtcccattggattttcgatcTTTAAAATAGGGCATCGGACAAaattattgagtttcattaacaaataaatcaaaatcaataaaaaattggggTTGAAAAAGATTGAaagaaattgtcaaaatattcatgaaaatttaagatgaaaattaaatttaaaaaaaataaataaaacaaaaaaattaatcaaattaaaataattaaaaaaataattttacaataattttacttaattaaatttgttataaattatttaaattaaagattttttaaaaaattcacacaaaaatcattagaatgtaataaattaattaattaattaaataatttgatttcatctctcatattttttaaaaattttcatgatgtttaattttggttcattaaattcaaaatttatttacacatttggttcattttaatattttaataataaaaaattaattttttatgaaaataaaaaaaaatcttcagcacttaaaattacattaagaaaaataatatttacatactcactttattcatttttagttgaaCTACACATGACATAAAGTTAaatagtatttttaattttccttcctacttttttttctcgaaagcattattttagattacaaaaatatgaatttaagtACACTTTTAAAAGCCATGAATTATATAAACTTGAAAACttgagttttttcttcttacttttttttacagccATACAACACATACACACACTTGAACACATTAAActtgttttctatttttcaaacataaatttttgcattactacattatttttgtgtacttTACTGCTCTGCTTACTATTGCTCCAGCGCCAGATAGACATGAAAATTGTATGACTATGAAAtataaagaataataatattatgatagagctcaaaaaaaaagaatttcaaagaacaacagaaaaattgtAGTGAAACGCTTCATTTGAATACAACAGTAGCATCATCAGTAGACTCTCGGAGTGTGTGTATGTATGGTAAGTGCACACAAATAATAAGATCATAAATCATTTACATGTTAATccattcatacaatttttttgcgtgccacttttttttgtgctgcatCAGtaaaacagcagcagcagccagCCAGCCAGCATTGTGttgttatgaaaataataataataaaagataaagTGTAATTCCATATTCTTTCGtgcaatttttcctttttcattctatttttttgttttatttctagATAGGTAGATGTTTAGTAGGCAATGTAATTTACGTTCGTCTTGTTTTGCGCCACAAAAATATGTAACCCAACGTGTGAAATGTCGCGTAAAGTATGACTAAAGCCCAAATATCTCGTGCTAAATTGTCATCGGAAAAACTGTATTTCGCCAAGACATCGTCTCCGTTTTGCAGACAGGGCAGATTGTCTTCAGTAATTGGGCAGGCTGATAAGGAAATAAAAGATAAGTAAGTGTAAGTAAGTTTAATCATGAGAATTCGAGAGATTTGActgaaaaagcttaaaaattatttttttaaacacgcTCTGCATTTTTATATAGAACTGAtagaaaatgtattaaaaaatatatatttttacccCAAGCaggtcaataaatttaatacaatagCTTTGTGCCACCCCCTctgaatttgttcaaaaaattcaggaaaaaaattaaaataattagttgaaaaggaaaatttttgatattttttgattgaaaaacgattaaaatagccaaatgatattttaagtgaactcaatttaatttagaatcaCATGCagacatggaaaaagtttattttttcccgggAACCAAAttcatttcccaaaattatatttaccccaagatattgaaaaaaatcataaatttagtcaattttatacattttttaagtaattccacaaattttaattttaaaattataaaatttttccattttactcttaaaaattcaatatttctttaagatttttgtaaatttcccgGGAACGAGGTTCCCAGGCTCCCGCACTTTTTCCAGGAACGATCACATGTCCTTTCGAAAtgtatatgtaaaaaaattagttaccaaaatttttagaaaaaaaataacagatttGAATTATTTGCATATTGGGCATTTTACCTGGGTTTCTACTTCTGTTCCATTGATTGGTTCTTCCTattaagtagttttttttaattttcaattaagattttttagtttatttatatataatttcaacggcttaaaattttctagaaTTTTGGTACCATATATGGAAAAAATAgggattttgaagaaatagtttttgtttttgagatTTTCAGTCAAGTCTCTCGAATTCTCATagtaaaggaagaaaaaattatgaatagtGACTTACTTAAGTTAGTTACACCTTCCCACTGAACAATCGTCATTGCCTCATTTGCATACATTATCCAGGAGATGTACGGCATCCATGACAAATAATTAGGAAGTGTGCTGTCCATAGCAAGCAGGAGAGACAGAAAAAGTTGTTAGaagaaacattattattatgatggtTATATAAcacaatgacgacgacgagaacgacaacgacgaagaaCATGCGGAAAAgtagagagaaaatttttttctgttaaaacaCCTTtcctaattaaaatattttcatacctTAATTGCACAAAAACACCGGAtgttatcattaaaatataatcaaaTGGGACCAAGTATGCCATTGCTTGCGGTACCGAGTTGAAGGCGGCCGAAAAGAAGCAGCCACATGCTGTGGATACATTCATTACGAGCACCGAGGCAAGGGCCGTCATGCAAAATGCGTATGCTGTATTCCGTAATTGCGCCAACCAATatgcaataacaacaaatataAATGGCTCAAATACTAAGCCAGGtaactgcgaaaaaaaaagaagaatattattatcatcgctATCAGTTAGCTGGCTTTTTCATATAGTAAAGGAAGAACTTACCATGGCAATTATTGTTGCGATATAGTATTGAGCGGTGTTGTAAAGACCAGATTTCGTTTCACGCAGAAACAAGGGAAACATTTGCGGAAATAACGATAATACGGAGTACATGGGTGAAAATGTATTTtccgaaataaaaataaataaggcaCCTTGAACAGCTTGCACGCCCAATTGAGACATATCGACGCTGCCCGTGAAACAAAGACCAGCCATGATGGCGATTGCCTGtgcgtaataaattttaattagtgatTTAGGGCGAtccaaagttttttcaaaccttatgaaagttgaaattttctaattaaaaattgaatgcaaatcattaaaagaaaaaaataaccgaaaatttataaaaaaaaaaacttagttaaatttccaaataaaactcaatGGTTTTgtccgaaattttttaagaaaaatgggCAGAAGGAggcaaataaaatgtttttttttttcatattaaagatttgagttttaaaaattgattttcaaacattttaagttaaatttaggccgctaaaaattttccaatgggacaaaaaccaatggggcaaaaagttaaaaatttcatcaaaattgaccattttttttttttttgaggattatcagcctttttccatattttttcaagaatttttcaaaaaatttttaaatattttcgattttcaagatcttttgtattgaaaaacgaaatttaatgagttttcttctctaaaagtattaaaaaaaaatttttttcaaaattttttgacaattatttttatgaaatttttttgtctgaacttttaacttgaaatattctgagatcaatttccaattattaaatttaaatgtaaatacctaaaaaaaataactaaaatattcaaaaatattgaatatttttcaaaaacttttttttttcccatttcgaaaaaaaagtcttttgggacaaaaacatcgaaaaaaattaggaacggccttaatttaattttataaaaaataaaagtaaaattattttaaaaagaaaattcagttACTAGAGGGGAGTGGGGCCAAATGATAAGTCGAAATTCAAAGGCGTTGCgcatacagaaaaataaataattctcaGGATTTTCCTTTTGGATGTGTTAGAGAAttgaatttactttaatttggtgcttaagaaattcaattatgTCGGTTATTAAGAAACTTACGAtcgttttactaaaaaaatcatttttatgaatgtgcCCCAACCGTGGAGTAATAAGCAAAAACGCAATTTATATTGTAGCCCCAGTTATGATTTTGCCCACTTCCCCCTATttgacgaaaatatttttaaaagaaaaatcttgttGAATTTCTGATTTCAGCAACAAATTATATcgaagttataaaaataataaaatcatgaGGAAATTCTGTATTAACgtgggacaaaaagttgaaaaacaaggaaaaatagtaaaaaaatacttacaattTTCTGGATAATTCTCAAATACTGCACTGTTGGATCTCGCACAACTGTCAAAAATGCCCTGTATGTAAGCCAAAACACCGTGCTGATCCAATAAGGTCTTCTAAACTTCACTGCTTCATGCTTTGTGTGCATATTTCCTTCCTCGCCAATGTGCTGCTCCAGATTTATCAACATGTCTCGCTGCTGTGCCGCCTCACTTACCGCAAACAAATCGCAAATCCTATTGGCAGCTCGTAACGAAGCCTTTTCACAGCCCGGTGCAGGTGCCAATACTCCAATAAGAAAGTCTGCCGGATTGTAATTCGCAGGACACGTGTATCCTTGTTGCGAGAAAAATCGAATTGCACTATCGGGGGAACCCATATAAGCCACACGACCCTCTGACAAGAACATTACCTGATCAAACATCGCAAAAAGCTGCGACGAGGGCTGATGTATCGTGCAAATTATAGCGGTGCCACGATGTGCCAGTTGCTGTAACGTTGCGACTAATTGTTGTGCACTGTACGAATCAAGACCCGTTGTTGGCTCGTCACAAAAGAGGATTGTGGGTTGTGTGAGAAGTTCAGTGGCGAATGCCAGACGTTTTTTTTCGCCGCCAGACAACATTTTTCCCTCACCATCTTCGCCAATTTGTGTGTTGGCGCATTTTTTTAAGCCCGTTCGTTCGAGCAAGTCACTGATGAGACGTCGTCGTTCAAATTTCCCCATGCGACTGTCGCATCTGAGATGTGCCATAAAAGTAAGATGCTCCTTAACCGTTAATGTTCCAATGAATAAGTCATCTTGATGCACAAAACCACTAAGACGATACATATATGGACCAATTGGCTTGCCATTCACTAGAATATCACCTTGGACTATCGTGCCcgctaaaaaatcaaaataaatttatttattattttttttttttaagttgcttcaaatttattttgaaatttttggctaaaaaaaatatttagaagcaaaaaaagttttaaaatatatattttttaataaaaaataatttaattgcaaaataaaaatttaatttaattaatttattctaatcataaaatttttaatttaatataattaaattaattacgtttaatatttttttttctatttaaaataattaatttacttaaaactttttagttttttttaaactatttattttacaggttttttgaaatttatagcacatttcaaatttttttacaaaaaaataatgatcaaataaaaaatttaattaattaaataaataatttaatttaatttttttaaaaaaattttttgaaaaaaaaagaatcaaaacacaacaaattgaacaattttataatcaaatttaaaaatatttataaaaaatttataagaaaaaccccaaaatttttttattatcttaattataactattttttttaaattttagatttttaaaaaaccttgaaataaattataagcggcctaattcgaagaaaaaaaattacttacgtGGATTTCTATACGCTAACGATGACATCAAGGTACTTTTTCCGGCTCCACTTGACCCCATGAGAGCTACAAGCGACCCGGGCGTCACAGCTCCCGATACATTGTTAATaagtcgtttaattttttgtcgacgATCCGCTTGTTGCGCGTAAACACACACGTCACGCCATGCTAACGTTGCTCCCTGTTCCGTTGGCGACCACTTACTGTAACTACGGGCCTTTGTTACGCCGCCTGCCGGTCCGAAACGCTTCAAATTATTATCTGGCGATGGAAATTCCGGCGAATTGTCACCCGTTATCTCGGTATAATTGTTATTTTCGCTCATTTTCACTAACTGCGGCACCGGACTAGATGAGCCACGATTCACCGATGTATTGATTGTGAGCATTTGATATTCTCCATTCATGTTTGCTCGTTTTCTAAGGTTTCACCGGTTTGACTAGTTTCTGTCGATGATGGGAAATCatgtgtgaattttttgtcgtattaGAAcagaaaatcgttttttttttaattatttaattattaagtaATTTGTGTAATACGTCTAACTCGTTGAAATTCTCTCGAAAAAGTAATGACCTAAAATATTTGTACACGAGAGAATCTCTTATCGCCGTCACCTTACGTACATGATAATAATCTTGAATCTACGTTATTTACCtccaaaaatgaacaaattcaCTTCATGTAAAATAATTGTACGGATGCAAGGGAAATGTACTGATAACCCCTTCAATAATTTGATGTTTGTTTAGAATCTTGTCATTGCAAAAATCAAGTTCAAAAAACGCATAAAagaagtttttcttttgttgattttaataaattttgcgcAATGTCACGTTCTTGTGCTGAATTTATGATTGcctcaaaaaaaatgcaataaaaagtgTGATACTTTAATTAAACCCGGTGATGTTTACTCAAGATAAGACGAGACACAACTAAATTagacaactgaaaaaaaaataaaagtgaacttTGTGTCACTCACAATTGTGGTCGAAAGCGAATACAAAGGAGAATTCTTTTGTTCTACATGTTCTAGGTATTTATAGCAGTTATGAGGCTTTACTTCAAAAACTactcactaaaaaaattttgatacgtTTTGTGAGTTAAAAGAAACTCAGacgactaaatatttttatttttttttttcaaataaatttttcgaaaacaaaTCAGGTTTCAgagcattttttgattaaaaaatttcattttttttaaatcgcttgtttttaaatttttaaagtcacgtgataattttttttcaaacttaattttatttttaactaaatcttgaattttatcaaaaaataataaatatgaaaaattttgcattttcaatacgttttcgattttaaattctttaagaattaaaaatatacgggcaaaataaaaaaaaagtgttgaaatactttttcatttaataatttttaataaaaaaaaaattcacaacaactgtcaagaaaatttgaaaaattaattttttgaaaaaaaaaaattaaagaagaaaattcatatttaaatacgattttcaattcaaaaattcttaaaattgattttttttttattttttggaaattttattaaaattcgtaaaaaatgaccaaaaacggtaaattttgatgaaattttcaacttttttttttcgacttttaaaataggACATGGGgcataaagtttaaaaaaattggagcggcctaaattaattaaaaataaatcaacttaaattaatttaggaaAATTCTCCTTTCAGTTTTAACGTttcattaatgaattttttaagctttcttttttttttgaaaattctctttttacaaattttgccaaaaattaacataGATTTTCTTCTCTATAACTTCAAGAAATTTCTGAAATCAAATCTAAAACTGTAATCagcattattttttccatttaaaaaaattataatttgggaaaattatttaagtattttttttactcataaaatgtgttaaatttcttaaatattttttagtgggtacaactttaattttcaacaatgaTGAGTAAACGAGTCAAAGTCAAAgagaataaataaagaaaaaatatttctttgagtGATTTCCATTTCCACAATTCACTTTTAAGTTGTCATCCATATTCTCTTTCGCGCAtctttcggatttttttttcttcttttttttattaaaataataatcaccaTTTTCGTAATTGATTATGCTTGGCTTAAGCTTGGCACGGGTTATTACAAAAGTACGAGGTTGTCTTTGTAAATCCATCCGGGAGATATTTTCGCTACGAAAGGCacctgtaaaaataatattaataataatcgacAAGTCttgcaagaaaatttaattaaaaccatCCTCTAgtattttaatgatataaCCACAAACAGAAAGCACAAAGCCGTGCACACAAGGTGTGCGTTGATACAAAAAGTGCGaacaaaatgacacaaaaatgtaaatgataTTACCTTGAAGCGATATTTTAACGAATATTAGAACAACTTTTTGGgagtgaaaaattgtaaaaagaaGAGCAATGAAGAGGAGAAACATTAATCGCATTAAAAGCGGATAAAAGAGACAGTTTTGGCTTAACTTGTTCTGTTTTAGGTCGTGCATTTCATGTGATCGGATTAAAGTCGTGAGATTGGAATTgcaaagaggaaaatttttgtgaatgtttaagaaaatttggttgaaaaaatgtaaaaataatttcttaaattcataaatcaatattttttaacaactttacggaaaattaaaagaaaattaattttgcaaaatatatgcaggttttttaaattttgttttcaaagtaaatgtttataaatttttaaaaaagttccagaatattcaaaatttttaaaaacgttGGTAAACTTTgatgaatatattttgaaatttaagaaaaattatgcttttaacgtaatttttgtcacaagctgctaaaatataattatttaaattttctaaagcttaatttaaatttagttttttaacagagtctttatgaaattaaatatttttattaagtttaattttttttaaatttaggtatacaaaaaaaaaataaaataatacaaaataatacaaaataatacaaaaataataaaaataatacaaaaattgaagaaaaataatttttttaatttttatgtgaccacaaagtaacttttttggctaaatttaaatagtgggtttttattttaagaaaaatttcataatttatgaactaatttttaattaattaaattatgctcacgttatttaaaaatttttaatttaaaattgaagcaaatgaaaattaaatttagacaaataaattaaatttaaacaataaattaattttttgggaatataaaaattctttaattttttgtttgtcatctTTAAACGTTTTTGGATGTTAAATGATGAATTAACTAATTATGATGAatagaaacatttaaaaaaaaatattataaaattatttaaaataaaatttactcgatttaaaaaaaagatttttaaggttttaaaaaaaaataataaaaattatactaGGCAATGAGCTATTGAAGcaaattcatttcatttcatatgattataatttgaatttaaatgttttcaggttttccattaaaagaaatacagaaaaatgacaaaagttcaaaataatttactgatttggatttattttctgtaaaattcgccgaatttcacaaaaaatccaaagagcatgaaaaatcttgaaaaatccGTCCTTTCTTATAAAGTGTATAAAAATAACGCAAAtataggaagaaaaaaaaactatttcaatCTCAATTTGTTgatataccaaaaattttcatcaagcaGAGTTTATCTTTCGCTTTTGTTTATATTCATAACACTTGATCCATAAAGCTGCTTGTTTGTGTCTGTCTATCTTTGTGCGCGAGTTTAAAGTACAAAAGTACAccataaaagttataaaaatacagagaaatttacctgaaaaacttttcatttactTATCTGTTACTTttccttcgtcgtcgttgttcgtgataaaattttcaaaagttcccAAAGAAAAcatcgcaaaaattttttttttgcttgataaaaattcaaatttattgtttgcgAGAGAAAcagagaaaatatttctacGAATCGATTGCGTGCCAATCAAAGCGCTGATTATTCGTGTGTGTCATTTGGCTGAAGGGCGGTTCCGTCAGCTCCCACATCTGGAATTCCGTTTTTGACGACTCCACCGCAATTAGACTGCAATACGAGATTTTGTGCATAAGTCGCGCAATTTCTGACGACGCTCGGATTTCGCGGTTCAGTAATTTGCGTGTGCACGTGTCCAACGTAATGGCATGTCCCACAAATAAAACATTACCCAAGGAGTTATTTTTTGCCACAATTTCCGATAGCTGAGCATTTCTGTCGTAAAATTCCTCGATATTTTCCGCGAGTTTGCCTTTGAGGTCTGTTAATGTTATGAGAGGCTCGTAACTGGTGTCGACGTTAAAATCGAGATTTTGCAGCTCTTGTGGATCGTAAAAGTCCGGGACACCGTCTTGATACCAGGCAAGCCATTCGAAGAGGCAAGGTTCAATGCGGATTTTGCAGGAACTTTTTATACCGAGTCCGTCGAGTAAGGCGTCGCACGTTTGCACGCACCGAAACGCTGGTGAACAATAAACCGTGTCGAGCTGGACAGCGCTCTTCCGTAAGCCGGAACCGACAAGTTTTGCCTGGAAAATCCCGACATTCGTCAGGGGCGAGTCTTTGCTCCAACTTGTGAAGCCATTTTTCTTCGGATGAAATTTCTCCGGCATATTCAGGTCTTTTTGCGTATAATTCCCGGCAGCATCAAAGCAATGCGGAATGTAATCGCCGAAAGTGAAATCGACTCGTTCCCCATGTCGCatgatgtaaatttttcgtgtgtctGAGGAAGTAGCTGGCGTTTCGTGACTCGACGAGGAATTCAAACTCAAAATTGaggaatttttctcaattaactGCATAACGTTTTTCGGATTCGAAAATACGTCCAGAGGCATCGTTTTGTCCACAACTTTTTCACTAACGCTCTCGGGATCTCTCACAGATGCCGTTTCCGCTTGCGAAATTAAATCAACAGACCCACCATCGACGTCATCCACAATTTCCCCgacttcttcgtcgtcgaaTTGTCCCAAAGGCACCACCGTGTGAATGGTCCATGCTTCGCATTCGGCAGCTCTTTCCACGTaatttttcggtaaaaatCCACTAACGCCCGTGAGCCACGAGATGCCTTCGACCCATCCGTCGGCGGAACTTGAAAGGG is part of the Culicoides brevitarsis isolate CSIRO-B50_1 chromosome 3, AGI_CSIRO_Cbre_v1, whole genome shotgun sequence genome and harbors:
- the LOC134833802 gene encoding protein scarlet, with protein sequence MNGEYQMLTINTSVNRGSSSPVPQLVKMSENNNYTEITGDNSPEFPSPDNNLKRFGPAGGVTKARSYSKWSPTEQGATLAWRDVCVYAQQADRRQKIKRLINNVSGAVTPGSLVALMGSSGAGKSTLMSSLAYRNPPGTIVQGDILVNGKPIGPYMYRLSGFVHQDDLFIGTLTVKEHLTFMAHLRCDSRMGKFERRRLISDLLERTGLKKCANTQIGEDGEGKMLSGGEKKRLAFATELLTQPTILFCDEPTTGLDSYSAQQLVATLQQLAHRGTAIICTIHQPSSQLFAMFDQVMFLSEGRVAYMGSPDSAIRFFSQQGYTCPANYNPADFLIGVLAPAPGCEKASLRAANRICDLFAVSEAAQQRDMLINLEQHIGEEGNMHTKHEAVKFRRPYWISTVFWLTYRAFLTVVRDPTVQYLRIIQKIAIAIMAGLCFTGSVDMSQLGVQAVQGALFIFISENTFSPMYSVLSLFPQMFPLFLRETKSGLYNTAQYYIATIIAMLPGLVFEPFIFVVIAYWLAQLRNTAYAFCMTALASVLVMNVSTACGCFFSAAFNSVPQAMAYLVPFDYILMITSGVFVQLSTLPNYLSWMPYISWIMYANEAMTIVQWEGVTNLTCPITEDNLPCLQNGDDVLAKYSFSDDNLARDIWALVILYATFHTLGYIFLWRKTRRT
- the LOC134835624 gene encoding ecdysteroid-phosphate phosphatase isoform X2, with the protein product MAALPPRRLNTPSRPSNKHHQTELQILLQMGVPKARAEKALASTGHRGVQLASDWLLAHVNDPFLDDDNPREYILYVCPTGTLLEELEKFWIESRTTCGWNGAHNFTPHITLVSFFKAPDECALQLSKTLKQVVENMGAAPPRSIALERYISPNFMGYFVPDEDAEYLKHIALQFVKEVSHSTISLESHVKSLHLTLAYQFPTSNYNGLVNLVEALETTSSSNWELRLYSRDARLATRQVYKVLYPHRSEHPDELELRIGDYIYINPDSLSSSADGWVEGISWLTGVSGFLPKNYVERAAECEAWTIHTVVPLGQFDDEEVGEIVDDVDGGSVDLISQAETASVRDPESVSEKVVDKTMPLDVFSNPKNVMQLIEKNSSILSLNSSSSHETPATSSDTRKIYIMRHGERVDFTFGDYIPHCFDAAGNYTQKDLNMPEKFHPKKNGFTSWSKDSPLTNVGIFQAKLVGSGLRKSAVQLDTVYCSPAFRCVQTCDALLDGLGIKSSCKIRIEPCLFEWLAWYQDGVPDFYDPQELQNLDFNVDTSYEPLITLTDLKGKLAENIEEFYDRNAQLSEIVAKNNSLGNVLFVGHAITLDTCTRKLLNREIRASSEIARLMHKISYCSLIAVESSKTEFQMWELTEPPFSQMTHTNNQRFDWHAIDS
- the LOC134835624 gene encoding ecdysteroid-phosphate phosphatase isoform X1; translation: MAALPPRRLNTPSRPSNKHHQTELQILLQMGVPKARAEKALASTGHRGVQLASDWLLAHVNDPFLDDDNPREYILYVCPTGTLLEELEKFWIESRTTCGWNGAHNFTPHITLVSFFKAPDECALQLSKTLKQVVENMGAAPPRSIALERYISPNFMGYFVPDEDAEYLKHIALQFVKEVSHSITGDTTEHLDALVTCFPWCAVTSARCIPKSSRSISLESHVKSLHLTLAYQFPTSNYNGLVNLVEALETTSSSNWELRLYSRDARLATRQVYKVLYPHRSEHPDELELRIGDYIYINPDSLSSSADGWVEGISWLTGVSGFLPKNYVERAAECEAWTIHTVVPLGQFDDEEVGEIVDDVDGGSVDLISQAETASVRDPESVSEKVVDKTMPLDVFSNPKNVMQLIEKNSSILSLNSSSSHETPATSSDTRKIYIMRHGERVDFTFGDYIPHCFDAAGNYTQKDLNMPEKFHPKKNGFTSWSKDSPLTNVGIFQAKLVGSGLRKSAVQLDTVYCSPAFRCVQTCDALLDGLGIKSSCKIRIEPCLFEWLAWYQDGVPDFYDPQELQNLDFNVDTSYEPLITLTDLKGKLAENIEEFYDRNAQLSEIVAKNNSLGNVLFVGHAITLDTCTRKLLNREIRASSEIARLMHKISYCSLIAVESSKTEFQMWELTEPPFSQMTHTNNQRFDWHAIDS